The Anopheles coluzzii chromosome 2, AcolN3, whole genome shotgun sequence genome window below encodes:
- the LOC120953385 gene encoding uncharacterized protein K02A2.6-like: MSQEDLRNAIVQLTNLVAKQQQQIENLANRTFSTAASGSEKTIESLANGIQDFLYDPDAGVFFDAWYARYEDVFIQDGHSLDDAGRVRLLLRKLSTPLHDKYVNTILPKHPRDFSLDETVTKLKKLFGRQKSLPARYQCLQYAKSDADDFTSYAAMVNKHCEAFQLSKLTSDQFKALRFVCGLQSPRDADIRARLISKLEADESAVVEQGEAASKVTLENLVEECHRVANLKHDSQMVENKEACSVNAISRNQNHSCSKKTNKVPKTPCWKCGELHYVRECPFASHMCTRCKQQGHKEGYCSSSKPAASKPFKQWKPKESMKTNGIYTVRNVGRKRKFVSVELNGVAVKLQHDSASDITIISNETWASIGRPPTQPTDESAVTASGSDLNLLAEFQADITINNVTKTGRIFISDSADLNVLGIDTMDLFDLWSVPINSLVNVVHQNSDQYVDRLKHQFPEVFRSTLGRCTKAQVKLYLKPDARPCYCPKRPVAYAALPKIDAELERLETNGIISPVQFSDWAAPIVVVRKSDNVSVRVCGDYSTGLNNALECDRHPLPHPDDLFAELAGARYFTHLDLSDAYLQVEVEVESRKLLTVNTHRGLFRYNRLPPGVKSAPGAFQRIIDSMVAGISGVKPYLDDIFIAGRTKEEHDRILYAVLERVREYGFHLRLEKCRFALPQIGFLGLIVDKDGVRPDPKTEAIAKMPPPKDVKQLRSYLGAINYYGRFVPQMKHLRAPLDDLLKKDARWNWTKECQKSFEQFKTILLSDLLLTHYDPSKEIIVAADASKYGLGAVVMHRFPTGEVKAIAHASRSLTAAEMNYGQVEKEALALIFAVTRFHKMLYGRHFTLETDHQPLLKVFGSKKGIPVYTANRLQRWALTLLLYDFEIKHISTMNFGYADFLSRLMSSQRRPDEDYVIAAVYVESEAKAILEDSINNLPVTHQMIVAETRKDAVLQQVISYINEGWPASVKLITDPDVKKFFVRREGLQVVDNCVMFGDRIVVPSKFRKRIVHQLHRGHPGMERMKSLARSYIYWPNVDDDVAQFVRQCDACAEAAKAPTKATLESWPLPDRPWQRVHVDFAGPIDGHHYFVIVDAYSKWPEIFRTRSITTTTSITCFVKHFPVTAIQTR, encoded by the coding sequence ATGTCCCAAGAGGATCTGCGAAACGCCATCGTCCAACTCACGAATCTCGtcgcgaagcagcagcagcagatcgaaAATTTAGCAAATCGTACTTTTTCGACGGCGGCTAGCGGAAGCGAGAAGACAATCGAGTCGTTGGCAAATGGAATCCAAGATTTCCTGTACGATCCGGACGCAGGAGTTTTCTTTGATGCATGGTACGCTAGATACGAAGACGTCTTCATTCAGGATGGTCATTCTCTCGACGATGCCGGCCGTGTGAGATTGCTTCTACGCAAATTAAGCACCCCTCTGCACGATAAGTACGTGAACACTATTCTGCCAAAGCATCCTCGCGATTTCTCTCTGGATGAGACCGTTACAAAACTGAAGAAGTTGTTTGGTCGCCAGAAGTCGTTACCAGCCCGTTACCAGTGCTTGCAGTACGCCAAGAGTGACGCGGATGATTTTACTTCGTATGCTGCCATGGTCAACAAACACTGCGAAGCGTTTCAACTTTCCAAGCTCACGTCGGATCAATTCAAAGCTCTCCGATTTGTCTGTGGACTCCAATCGCCACGGGATGCGGACATCCGAGCTAGATTGATTTCGAAACTGGAAGCTGATGAATCTGCAGTTGTTGAACAAGGAGAAGCTGCAAGTAAGGTGACTTTGGAAAACCTGGTGGAAGAATGTCATCGTGTGGCCAACCTTAAGCATGACTCGCAGATGGTGGAAAACAAGGAGGCTTGCTCCGTCAACGCCATTTCGCGCAACCAGAATCATTCTTGTTCGAAGAAGACCAACAAAGTGCCCAAGACACCCTGCTGGAAATGTGGGGAACTGCACTACGTTCGTGAATGTCCGTTTGCATCGCACATGTGTACTAGATGCAAGCAGCAAGGACATAAAGAAGGCTACTGTTCAAGCAGTAAGCCCGCTGCATCCAAGCCTTTCAAGCAATGGAAGCCCAAAGAGAGCATGAAGACGAATGGCATTTACACTGTTCGCAACGTCGGAAGAAAACGCAAATTCGTCTCGGTCGAGCTCAACGGGGTAGCAGTCAAGCTTCAGCACGACTCGGCGTCCGACATCACCATCATTTCGAACGAAACATGGGCTAGCATCGGACGACCACCCACTCAACCGACCGATGAATCTGCTGTCACAGCGTCTGGTAGTGATTTGAATCTCCTCGCAGAGTTTCAAGCCGACATCACTATTAACAACGTGACCAAGACAGGGCGCATTTTCATCTCTGATAGCGCCGATCTCAACGTTTTGGGAATCGATACTATGGATCTATTTGATCTGTGGTCCGTACCGATTAACAGCTTGGTCAACGTCGTACATCAAAACTCTGACCAATACGTTGATCGCCTCAAGCACCAGTTTCCGGAGGTTTTTCGAAGCACGCTGGGTAGATGCACAAAAGCGCAAGTGAAGTTATACTTGAAGCCTGATGCCCGTCCATGCTATTGTCCGAAGCGACCAGTGGCGTATGCGGCTCTTCCCAAAATAGATGCGGAACTCGAAAGGCTCGAAACAAACGGTATAATTTCTCCAGTTCAATTCTCGGACTGGGCAGCACCAATAGTCGTCGTACGGAAGTCGGACAATGTTTCGGTCCGTGTGTGCGGTGATTATTCTACGGGGCTGAACAACGCGCTGGAATGTGACCGTCATCCTCTACCTCATCCTGACGATCTTTTCGCGGAGCTGGCTGGGGCACGCTATTTCACACACCTTGACTTATCAGACGCCTATCTACAAGTTGAGGTCGAGGTGGAATCGCGCAAGCTACTTACCGTGAACACACATCGCGGCCTTTTCCGGTACAACCGACTTCCTCCCGGAGTCAAGTCGGCACCAGGTGCTTTCCAACGCATTATTGACAGCATGGTGGCTGGCATCTCTGGAGTGAAACCTTACCTTGATGATATCTTCATTGCTGGCCGCACCAAAGAGGAGCACGACCGTATCCTCTATGCTGTTCTCGAACGCGTCCGTGAGTATGGTTTCCATTTACGCCTTGAAAAATGTCGTTTCGCGCTTCCCCAGATCGGTTTCCTTGGATTGATCGTCGACAAGGACGGTGTTCGGCCTGACCCCAAAACAGAAGCCATTGCCAAGATGCCACCCCCGAAGGACGTGAAGCAACTTCGCTCCTACCTCGGAGCTATCAACTATTATGGTCGATTCGTTCCACAGATGAAGCACCTCAGGGCTCCCCTGGATGACCTGCTGAAAAAGGATGCTCGCTGGAACTGGACAAAAGAGTGTCAGAAATCTTTTGAGCAGTTCAAGACCATTTTACTCTCCGACCTGCTGCTTACTCACTATGACCCATCTAAGGAGATCATCGTCGCGGCAGACGCATCGAAGTATGGTCTAGGCGCTGTCGTCATGCATCGTTTCCCCACCGGTGAGGTGAAGGCAATCGCACATGCTTCTCGCTCACTGACGGCAGCGGAAATGAACTACGGCCAAGTGGAAAAGGAAGCATTGGCGTTGATATTCGCTGTCACCCGTTTCCATAAGATGCTGTACGGACGGCATTTCACTCTCGAAACCGATCATCAACCGCTACTCAAAGTTTTCGGCTCGAAAAAAGGAATACCAGTTTACACAGCCAATCGTCTGCAACGATGGGCTTTGACACTTCTCCTGTATGACTTCGAGATCAAGCACATCTCGACGATGAATTTCGGCTACGCAGACTTCCTGTCCCGGCTGATGTCGTCACAGCGCAGACCAGATGAGGATTACGTCATAGCTGCCGTCTATGTCGAATCCGAAGCAAAGGCGATTCTCGAAGACTCCATCAACAATCTGCCAGTCACACATCAGATGATTGTGGCTGAGACACGTAAGGATGCTGTTCTGCAGCAAGTGATTAGTTACATCAATGAAGGATGGCCAGCAAGCGTGAAGCTAATCACCGATCCTGATGTGAAGAAGTTCTTCGTCAGACGTGAGGGACTTCAAGTCGTCGATAACTGCGTCATGTTCGGCGATCGAATCGTCGTCCCATCAAAATTCCGGAAGCGAATCGTCCACCAGCTACATCGTGGGCACCCAGGAATGGAGCGGATGAAGTCTCTGGCTCGCAGCTACATTTACTGGCCGAATGTTGACGACGATGTGGCGCAATTCGTTCGTCAGTGCGATGCATGTGCTGAAGCAGCGAAGGCTCCGACGAAAGCAACCCTGGAATCATGGCCTCTTCCGGACCGGCCGTGGCAACGAGTACACGTCGATTTCGCTGGCCCAATCGACGGACATCACTATTTCGTGATTGTAGATGCCTACTCTAAGTGGCCCGAAATTTTTCGCACTAGATCCATCACCACGACAACATCCATCACCTGCTTCGTGAAACATTTTCCCGTTACGGCAATCCAGACACGCTAG